From Actinoplanes oblitus, a single genomic window includes:
- a CDS encoding NADP-dependent oxidoreductase: protein MLPTVDEGCAGGGQMAKIVVFDEFGGPEVLRLVEVPDPVPGTGQVLIRVRSAGVQPVDCATRRGEFAKYRPLPFPIRLGNEVAGVVERVGDGVTDFAAGDEVIAFLTLEGYADAVVVAADQVGRKPEKMSWAEAGVLTASGQTAYTALDELGVGPRDTLLIHAAAGGVGSFAVQLAVARGARVVGTASERNHEYLLSLGAVPVTYGPGLADRVRAAAPQGVTCVLDAIGGDALDASVELLGGTERIVTIADWARSAELGIRRIGTQRSVAKLDELTRLWSAGQLRVEVAETVPLSRAADAHRLVETGHVRGKVALVVDAGRHRENRSRDGVGIA, encoded by the coding sequence GTGCTGCCGACCGTGGACGAGGGCTGCGCCGGTGGAGGGCAGATGGCGAAGATCGTGGTGTTCGACGAGTTCGGGGGACCGGAGGTGCTACGTCTCGTGGAGGTGCCCGACCCGGTGCCCGGTACCGGGCAGGTGCTGATCAGGGTGCGGTCGGCGGGGGTGCAGCCGGTCGACTGCGCCACCCGGCGGGGCGAGTTCGCGAAGTATCGGCCGCTGCCCTTTCCGATCCGGCTCGGCAACGAGGTGGCGGGGGTTGTCGAGCGGGTGGGCGACGGGGTGACCGACTTCGCGGCGGGGGACGAGGTGATCGCTTTTCTCACGCTGGAGGGGTACGCCGACGCGGTAGTGGTCGCCGCCGACCAGGTGGGCCGGAAACCGGAGAAGATGTCGTGGGCGGAGGCGGGGGTGCTGACGGCTTCCGGGCAGACGGCGTACACGGCGCTTGACGAGCTGGGCGTCGGGCCGCGGGACACGCTGCTGATTCACGCGGCGGCCGGCGGGGTGGGATCGTTCGCCGTCCAGTTGGCGGTGGCCCGCGGGGCGCGGGTGGTCGGTACGGCCAGCGAGCGCAACCATGAATATCTGCTGTCGCTGGGTGCGGTTCCGGTCACCTACGGGCCGGGACTGGCCGACCGGGTGCGGGCGGCGGCACCCCAGGGTGTCACCTGTGTGCTCGACGCGATCGGTGGTGACGCGCTGGACGCCTCGGTGGAGCTGCTTGGCGGGACGGAGCGGATCGTGACGATCGCTGACTGGGCTCGGTCCGCGGAGCTCGGTATCCGCCGGATCGGCACCCAGCGGTCGGTGGCGAAGCTGGACGAGCTGACCCGGCTGTGGTCGGCGGGGCAGCTTCGCGTCGAGGTGGCGGAGACGGTGCCGCTGAGCCGGGCCGCGGACGCGCATCGGCTGGTCGAGACCGGTCATGTGCGGGGGAAGGTGGCACTGGTCGTCGATGCGGGCCGGCATCGTGAAAATCGGTCGCGGGACGGCGTGGGGATCGCCTAA
- a CDS encoding aldo/keto reductase, with protein MTVADSGSISLGGKTVHRLGFGAMRITGTGVWGPPRDRDEAIRVLREAVRLGVTFIDTADSYGPEVSEELIREALHDGRGYGAVVVATKGGFTRPGPGQWVARGDAGYLRQCLEGSLRRLGVDTIDLWQLHRIDSRTPRAEQFAALRSFLDEGLVTQVGLSEVDIEDVREAQAAGVPIASVQNRYNLGDRRAEQLLDFCTEQGIAFIPWAPVDAGALARPGGPLDRVAAAHPGVTTGQLALAWLLRRSPVMVPIPGTSSVAHLTENLKAADVHLTDEEFASLTAA; from the coding sequence ATGACCGTCGCTGACAGCGGCAGCATCTCGCTCGGCGGGAAGACGGTGCACCGCCTGGGCTTCGGCGCGATGCGGATCACCGGGACCGGGGTCTGGGGACCGCCGCGGGATCGGGACGAGGCGATCCGGGTGCTGCGGGAGGCGGTCCGGCTCGGGGTCACCTTCATCGACACGGCCGATTCGTACGGGCCGGAGGTCTCCGAGGAGCTGATCCGCGAGGCACTGCACGACGGCCGGGGTTACGGTGCCGTGGTCGTCGCCACCAAGGGCGGTTTCACCCGCCCCGGACCCGGCCAGTGGGTGGCCCGCGGTGACGCCGGCTACCTGCGGCAGTGCCTGGAGGGCTCGCTGCGCCGGCTCGGCGTCGACACCATCGACCTGTGGCAGCTGCACCGGATCGACTCGCGTACGCCCCGCGCCGAGCAGTTCGCGGCACTCCGGTCGTTCCTGGACGAGGGCCTGGTCACCCAGGTCGGGCTCTCCGAGGTGGACATCGAGGACGTACGCGAGGCGCAGGCCGCCGGGGTGCCCATCGCGTCGGTGCAGAACCGGTACAACCTCGGTGACCGGCGCGCCGAGCAGCTGCTGGACTTCTGCACCGAGCAGGGCATCGCCTTCATCCCGTGGGCCCCGGTCGACGCCGGTGCCCTCGCGCGGCCGGGCGGTCCGCTCGACCGGGTGGCCGCGGCGCACCCGGGCGTGACCACCGGCCAGTTGGCCCTGGCCTGGCTGCTGCGCCGTTCGCCGGTGATGGTGCCGATCCCGGGCACGTCGTCGGTGGCACACCTCACCGAGAACCTGAAGGCCGCCGACGTACACCTGACCGACGAGGAGTTCGCCTCGCTCACCGCTGCCTGA
- a CDS encoding cation diffusion facilitator family transporter produces MGGQHGHDGHGHGQHGHGHGHGHEHGGHGHGHGGHGHGVRADADRRWLVGALGLITVFMAGEVVVGLIAGSLALLSDAAHMLTDAAAIVLALIAMRLAARPPRGGFTYGLKRAEILSAQANGLSLLLLGGWLAYEAVHRLIDPPEVAGGLVLATAAVGVVVNIAAAWCLSRANRTSLNVEGAFQHILNDLFAFIATLIAGVIMVLTGFTRADAIASLIVVALMAVAGVRLLRDSGRVLLEAAPPGVDVDAIGAELAAVPAVTEIHDLHLWQITSGQTALSAHVLVADHADCHHIRHTLEYLLRDGHQIRHTTLQVDHAADASPHPEPHCDESHGPTHRSTPA; encoded by the coding sequence ATGGGCGGCCAGCACGGGCACGATGGACACGGCCACGGTCAGCACGGGCACGGGCACGGGCACGGGCACGAGCACGGCGGGCATGGTCATGGACACGGCGGGCACGGTCACGGGGTTCGCGCCGACGCCGACCGCCGCTGGCTGGTCGGCGCGCTCGGCCTGATCACCGTCTTCATGGCCGGCGAGGTGGTCGTGGGCCTGATCGCCGGTTCCCTGGCGCTGCTCTCCGACGCCGCGCACATGCTCACCGACGCCGCGGCGATCGTCCTGGCCCTGATCGCGATGCGGCTGGCGGCCCGCCCGCCGCGCGGCGGTTTCACCTACGGCCTGAAGCGCGCCGAAATCCTTTCCGCCCAGGCCAACGGCCTTTCCCTGCTGCTACTCGGCGGCTGGCTGGCCTACGAGGCCGTGCACCGCCTGATCGACCCGCCCGAGGTGGCCGGCGGCCTGGTCCTGGCCACCGCCGCGGTCGGCGTGGTGGTCAACATCGCAGCCGCCTGGTGCCTGTCCCGCGCCAACCGCACCAGCCTCAACGTCGAGGGCGCCTTCCAGCACATCCTCAACGACCTGTTCGCCTTCATCGCCACCCTGATCGCCGGCGTGATCATGGTGCTGACCGGCTTCACCCGCGCCGACGCGATCGCCTCGCTCATCGTCGTGGCCCTGATGGCCGTAGCCGGCGTCCGCCTGCTCCGCGATTCCGGCCGGGTCCTGCTGGAGGCCGCCCCGCCCGGCGTCGACGTGGACGCCATCGGCGCCGAACTCGCCGCCGTCCCGGCCGTCACCGAGATCCACGACCTGCACCTGTGGCAGATCACTTCCGGTCAGACCGCCCTGTCCGCCCACGTCCTGGTAGCCGACCACGCCGACTGCCACCACATCCGCCACACCCTGGAATACCTCCTCCGCGACGGCCACCAGATCCGCCACACCACCCTCCAGGTAGACCACGCCGCCGACGCCTCCCCCCACCCCGAACCCCACTGCGACGAGTCCCACGGCCCGACCCACCGCAGCACCCCCGCTTGA
- a CDS encoding ArsR/SmtB family transcription factor, protein MEAVAHAEVLARFGHALSDATRTRLLLALRDAPGYPAELADLLGVTRQNLSNHLACLRGCGLVVAVPQGRRTRYELADPRIRHALDDLLGLALAVDPAACPAPTGQDYH, encoded by the coding sequence GTGGAGGCGGTAGCCCATGCCGAGGTACTGGCCAGATTCGGTCACGCGCTGTCGGACGCGACCCGGACCCGGCTGCTGCTCGCGCTGCGCGACGCGCCCGGCTACCCGGCCGAGCTCGCCGACCTGCTCGGCGTGACCCGGCAGAACCTCTCGAACCACCTCGCCTGCCTGCGCGGCTGCGGCCTGGTCGTGGCCGTCCCGCAGGGCCGCCGGACCCGCTACGAGCTGGCCGACCCGCGGATCCGCCACGCGCTCGACGACCTGCTCGGCCTGGCCCTGGCCGTCGATCCGGCCGCCTGCCCGGCCCCCACCGGCCAGGATTACCACTGA